TGATTCCGTCTCTGTGGCTCTCAACAATGTTTTTGAGTTTAATATTTCTCGGTAAGGACTCTGGGCTGAGATGTTGCTCTCCACACACTGGGCAACAAAGTTCTTGAGAAGTTTTATCCCTCTCGGGTGTTTCCAAACAGGTCAGACAGAAACTGTGGCCACAGGGTAGTGTGACTGGGTCAAGAAAGATATGAAGACAGATGGGACAGATGAGCTCCGACTCTAGACAGCTCTCAGAAGACGCCTGAGCCATGATGTTTGTTTCTGTATAATACAAACAAGGCATAACAGGTTTATTATAATAGAGTGGTACAAAGGCTGTACACAAATTACACAATGGCTGTTGGTATGGTTACATCTTAACGCGGCCATCCAGAAGATTGGCCTCTTTGTtgccatctcagtttgaaacataaaatgtcaGTTATATGCAGAGTTATTTTCTTTACGTGGGTTGTGCTTTGGCACTGCTGCACTGTGCGGATGAATCCGAGCTCTGTGCTCAGACTGCTCACCGCATGAGAGCGCATCTACATCAACGTGACAGTAACATATGACCAGATACAACgcgaaacatttaaaaacatcactaatatacaataaattgtAGCGTGGTTATCGTTAGTATAGCGTTAATTTTCTGAAGGGGGCAACCCGACAGcgcaaattataaatcattgttataagcttactgttgtGAATCGGGGTAAGATAAGAAAATCGTTTTTAAGACAGATCTGTCTATGTATTTACTAAATAATTTATTTCTGATTATTTTAACCGCCAAAAAGTAACGGATTTCCGCTTTGagataaaaatgtttctcctttttaattgttaatttattgtacacaaaataacagaaaagagatAATCTTGTATCCTTTGGACCAAAATACACactttcacccaaaaataatttattcaccctcatgtcgttcaacaCCTGTATTGACTTACTTCGTAAAAGAAAGAAGATactctgagaaatgtctcagtggtttcgtgtccctgatagcacacaaacatcaaaatatactgtatgataaACGTCTTATAAACATCTTCTAAATGTCTACTTGACATCTGACTGGAAACTTCTCGGAGACGTATCGCAGATAagcaaaaatgaacaaaaatacgtctagaagatgtaaatgcagatagcaatagacatcttctagacgtatttttgttcattattgCTTATCTGCGATACGTCGCCGAGAAGTTTCCAGACAGATGTCAAGTAGACATTTAGAAGATGTTTATAAGACgtttatcatatatttttacacagCCGGTGTGTAAAAATATGATGTCTATATTATTGAAGTCAAAGGGGGGAAATGTTGTTTAGTTCCCAACGTTCTTTATAATATCTTATgtgagttctgcagaagagagtctgagtcatacagattttgacatgatggtgagtacACGATTCAAGATTCAATTTTtagctgaactatccctttaaaggtaaTCTTACTTTTGTCTACACGCTACTGTAAGGATGCTTAtgtacccttacgaaaattaaagTTAACTCAAACCATGCCATtgcttttatttgtaataacaCCTTAGTAACAACAATGGTATTACAATAGTAACCCTTATTTAATCGTaatgtttgtagttaaactatggtGATGCAATTGGTTATCAATCCGCCAAAACCATACACGGTACCCTTTGCTATAATAAAACCACGGTTATTTTGTAAAGGGTACCGCTAATCTTTTGTTTCGACATACTTTATAGGAGATGGTCAGTGATATCTCCCGTCTTCTCCACTAACATTGCTACTGCCCAACCACTTTAGCACTAAACCACATCACAAACTTGACGATATAATAATACGTTATAGCATACGCATGTTTTTAGCCATTTTAAGACGAACTCGAAATGCAAAAACCGCGTCTTACCTTTAACCTGGGAGTGGGGTCTgacatttatataaaacaacTCTTGCTAAGATAGCGAAGTAAAACTAAGCTCTCCACCTCTAACGTTACATGCTAACGTATATCTGctatgcatttattttgtgcTAATCTGAAGTCAGCTCGAGACAGCTCGGTGTATAACGGCTGCAGTAATCGGGTCGCGTGAGTTTCGTTTTCCTGCTACGTTTACTGTTAACGTACTcggattgtttgtttattactgTATAACACGTAGATTTAGGTCACGCGCGTTAATAATCCCACGAATATAATCACGTTTCAGTATTGCAAATAGTTTCTTACATTTCTTCAACGGTCTGTATAATTTAACCTACTTACCAGCACGTTTCCTTGTGGATTACAATTAAATGACGCGAAATTAAGATTCACTGCTTGAGACATGAAATATATGAGATGTATCCTATGTAAAACATGATTAATTCATCATAGAACAGACAGAAGAGAATAGTTCCTGTTGCAACACCTGCCAGCAGAAGTGACTTTACAGCGCTACACACCTTTATTTATACTCGGATGTTTCCTGCTTGAGCTGCAGTCCACAACCATATGTCAGTTTCACAACAGCAAGAGCTCGGAAAGCAAAGGTTCACCACTGTTTGTGTGCGTTTTCTTTTACATATCGATCATGACCATGTGTCAAAAAATATCCCGGTTTTTCTTCAAACATCGTGATGTGGCAACTTTGTCTGTACTGAGCTTGTACTAAGCAGCAGAAAATGGTTTTGTACTACAGAGTACTAGCAAGACATCTGCAGTAATACACTCcagtgtaaacattttaaaattagatTTATTTGATAGCTTTCTTGTGCAAAAGTAGCAGCACAATAGAGTGTACTGGTGGTTGCCATGGCAGGGCGTTTCCATGCACTTAATAGCCTGTCACTGGCCCAAATCAAAAAAGGTCCGTGTGTCATTTGATATATTATCATAGATCATTGACCGTTCAATAtaacaaatggaaaaaaaacagtcgatatttcgcttttccgtttttctgtatgcacaaaaataaaaaaaactgttttcttcttatttcagctttaaaagggaaatccaataaataaataaaccaaaacgaaataacgaccctaattatagttttttttattttggggtgatttCCCAGGGTCTTCTGCGCGCGCACGCTTTGCGCATTCGCAATGTACAGCCTCTTACCGGGATCAAGTGCGAACTTGCGAAACtcgaaatggaaatgaatgcatttgcatatgctttgtttgtacttttcactcCCACTAAAAGAGTCACACTGAGAGAGGAGAACATGACGgtggaaaatatttcaaaaatatatattgaacaatgcctacgttcacatacaatactttccagagcttacagtcgaagtttgttagcattattgcttttaatatgtgacatttaagtAAACGATTAAGTAGCCACAGCTGGCTTGCAGAAGCAAAGGTGTAAATccataaattacttttgtaatttagaaGTTACGTGATGCGAACAGCTCTAGGCGCGCTGCCGCGCTCACACAGTGCGCTTGCGCGCGCGCAGAAATCCGTGCAGCATCTGTTCTAAAAAACACATAATTTGAAGATTGTTTGTTACACTGCAACATGATTCACACAGTCCTCTAATCTgaagtaggcctactgtatatacacCACCTACCCATCCAACACATGTCTAATACCAAAGTTTAATAACCCAGAACAAATGTAGCTAAATATGTCACATAATAATGtcacatattattttattgtttcaatattattgaaacaaacttattaaacaaaaatggaCTATGTACCAGATTGTCCTTGTTTTAGCTCAATGTAcatgctttaaataaataaaattacaattgagttgtatacagtatatacaaattAACACGCCTACAATAACCAGTACCAAGaagtaaatatttataaagatGTACTTAAAAAACCAACAAAGAACAACTATTTGAAAGCATTATTGGCCATTATTTGGTAGAGAACttgaatgaaaaacacatgcatGAGACCCACAAAGCTTCCTGATGATAAAGTGTGTAAATTACTTGTGTAAAGGCAATGAATTCCAAAGGCCAAACTAGCTTTTCTGAGTATTGGAGAACTTCTACTGACAGCCGGTGAAATGTAGTGTTTTGCCATTGTAATTATAATCTAGTtcaattgtttttaataaatctgctttcaaaaaataaaattttgcatTGTATTCATGTAGGCTCACTGGGTGATAAGTGTACAGATATAAATCTCTGACATATGGTGTCTGTCAATGCACAGACACATTTACTTTGGCTCTACACAAGCATTAAGAAAATATTGAGACAGTAGAAACGTGCAACTGATTCCCGATCAGCAGATATGATTTAGTTTGGAATTAAACCAGTGCTAGGAAACGAACAGCTGAATGTTGAGTCTAACTCAGGGCATCCAGGTCCACCGGAGGTAATGGTTCTCTCCAGTATGAGAAATGACTGAACTCGGGACATTCGAAGGATGCGATAAAATCTTTACAGAGGAAGGGGAAGACATGATCCACCAGCTCGCTGAGATGAGAGTAACtgtgaacacaacacacatacacacagatgtTGGTCCAGCAAATCTGTTATGTACAATTATTTGTATTGTGTTGCACATTTCTAAATCATGCCGTTTTATAGGGGTAAACAATGAAAAAGTGATATAATTGGgtgataaatattaaatatatactgtatatttatttatatactgtatatatacagtgtgtgtgtgtgtgtgtgtgtgtgtgcgtgtgtgtgtgcgtgtgtgtgtgcgtgtgtgtgtgcgtgtgtgtgtgtgtgtgtgtgtgtgtgtgtgtgtgtgtgtgtgtgtgtgtgtgtgtgtgcgtgcatccTTACGAGGATTTGTTGCCTCTGGTCTTCTCCTGTACGAGTTCTCCTTTTGGGTTCACTGTGAAAATATGAGTCTCTGGTACACCAACTTCCTTATACGCATAAGCATCCTTCATATAAACAAACGAAAAACATGGTCAAGCTTTCCCAAAATTCATAGGAGAGGAATATATGTTTCTAACTCAAGGCACTCACATTAGTTCTGTTGCCGAACGCAGCGTAAAAGGGCCATCTGCTAGGGAGGAAGAGATCTCTGATATCAGTGAGACAAGCGATCTTAAAAACTTCTGGCTTCTTCTCGATCACCTCCCTGCGAAAACCCACACAAGGATACATTTATTCTGTTATCAGTGTGTCGAGATGTGTgtatgcaggtgtgtgtgtgcaggtacGCTCACCTATGTAATGCAGAAAACAGGCTGCTGGGAGCCAGTAGCACTGGTCCTTTAGGTAGAACAGTACCTCTGTCATTGACCCACTGTAAATAACCCTTAGTGATGTCTGCCATCCCTATGGCTCGAGCCGAACAGTACAGGAACTTGTAGCCATTCCTGCAAAAGAGGCCATGACACTCAGCAGCTAATTGCTGATTGTTTCATCAATTACGATGACACAGTGAGCTTTAATGAAATCAGAAACTGGTTACAGTGGCGTGTGTAAGTCTTACTCCTGTATTTTGTGATATAGTTTGGCGATGCCGTGATGAGTCCAGTCTTTCCCCAGCTGAGGTAAAATGTGACCCAGCGCATCTGACCTGACATGGTAAAAGGGAGAAGCGATTTATTTCAGCACACTACATAGATGCCGTACACACTtactacaaaaaaaatgaattaaaaagacCCTTTATGTATCTTAAAGTGCTTAATGATGTTATACATGTCTATAACTCACTTTGTGATGGTTCCATCAATGTCCGAGATGACAATCTTGTCATCATAGTTCCACAGGTAAATGGCCGCCTCACAGCGACACGTGCCCTGGTACTGTGTGGTCACACTGAAAACCACTTTATTGGCTCCCTCACGCAGATTCAAACTCTCCTGACACACAAAACGCAATTCATCCAGGTAACTACAGAATGTCTGATGGAATTTATGACAGTAAAAAGCTtagtacataaaaaaaaaaagttaagtacatttctttttataaatacatatatttagactaaacatttaattttaatacatttttgttttacttaatttgttataataaaaataaaagaaagtaCCAATTAGGCGCTATTAACATATTCTTACTACCATAataagacaaacaaacacaaatgcacATCAAAAAAATGCATCTAAACATTTAAATCTCATAATTTTGTTACACACAGATTATACGGTTGGTATGAATCTTACTATCTGTTCAGAGGTCAGCCGCAGAGATTTATGATACATCTGACAAATGGACTGTGCCATGTTTAAACTTGCCGCCTTCAGCCTCATGGAGACAGAACCGTCCTCATCACTCGAGAGTTCAATGGAGGACTTCCTACAcacaaaaagaaacacaaaataattccTGATTTATGGGGCAAACATCAAATTGCAATACATTGCACATATAATTTCCCTAAATGACACTTACTCCAGTGAAGCGGGTTCAGTGCTGGAAGCGGATGCTTCAGGCTGATTCGCCTCTGACTCAGGCTTTGGATTTCTCTAAATGAGAAACACAATTTTGTTGTAGCTCATCTAAATAGTCTTTCTTCACTGGGTCTATTAGAATGTATTCATCTGAAGAGACTTAGTTTGAACCTCAATATTGTTCATGTCTTTCTTCCTCCAGGAGAACCACCAGCGGCCGGACTTCTTTGGCATCTTATCTTTGACTAGTTTGTCAATGGTGCTCTACAACAGAAAAATACCACACATTATCACTAAACGATTCTTCATTAAAATACTGATCTGAGATCTCGGACCTGACCAACCTTTGGTAGATTCTTTTGGAAAGCTTGAACTGACAAAATCATTGGAGCAGCCACAGCCCAATTATAATATCTGGAGCAACAGGAGAATAGAGTTGACGTGTATTATAATCATGTCACAGATGTTTATTACGAGTTTATACAGAACATACAATatacaagaaaaacaacaacatgttaTATACTAAAACATAAGTACTATACTAATACAATATTTTGTTGGTAATAAAGTttcatgaataaacaaaaattacatttagcaTGTCAAGTCAcagttttgaaaaatgaaatgctattgaaaaatattggtttttagtaaaaaaaacgtTCAAGCCCATTTTCCAAACACTGTAAATAACAAACTTTAGACAGCGGTCTAAAAAACTTGTGATAGCACTAACTTTGAGTTGATGCAGATGACTAGGTTTGGGTCTTCAACAATTCCAGGGTTGTTGACAAAATCTTGAAACTTCACAAGATGCTCCATAAACTTTTCTGCAAAAGAGAAACTTTTCATCAAAACAGGTTAACATCGTCGTTACATGTTGCCCACATAAACCATTTTCTGCAATAACAGCTAAAGtccaaatcaaatcaaatccaaAAGCTAAATCAAAACATATCTGGTGTTTACCACTGAGCAATGTTTTCAGGCCAGCTGGTTAGGAAAAATCTAGATCTCACACGCTCCACCAATACCTTTACTGATCTGACTGATATCTCCTCGCCCGCACAGGGACATAGTCACATCTAGCGTGTCAGTCGTCGAGTCGGACAGATATTCCGTGCCGCTGTCTGCATTGGCGCTATTCAGTGACTGAGGTGATGGAGGAGAGGGCTCAGGGGGCTGGCTGGAGCGAAGATCCAGGTCAGAGCAGCAGGACGACTCCAGCTCGCTAATAATATAGAGGAAAGAATTTGAGAAATGTAGTAAAAGCAGAGAAAAAGGGAGAGAGTTGGCATGGGGTTGggtgcatttgtttttttatatttccaaGCAAATATTTCACTTCTAACCTCTTAGGGAAATAAAGAGCAGCAACATTAGGGTCAAGAGAGGTCAAGTCGTCAAGATAGATGTCAGATGGTCCCAAATGATGACTGCGCTTGACtagaaaaacaacacagttaTTGAGCAAatgcatgaaaaatctgtcttaCCCTGATTTGCAGTGGTAAGCttctaataatgatttataacttGAGCTGTCAGGTCAGATTTTGGgctggaaatgtcagtttgacgtaaAGATAAgtacgtaaagtaacctgcaattatgttttaaacagagatggcgataaagATGCTGATTATGTGTCTCCTAATTAATGCCTGTTTTTCAGTCGACTACCTTTCCTCTTGTCCTGAGGGTCTGTTGATTTTGAGGACTCAGCGAGAACCATCTGATCCTCTGATTTGATAACGGCCTCCAGGGTTGGCGTCAACACAGCATTTTCAGCATTTTGATTGGTCCTGAAAGTCTCGAGCCCCGCCTCCTCCTCTGGCTCTGCAGAGTTGTCTAGAGAGCTTTGGGCGATAGGCTTTGGTGCGGCATTGATCAAGTCTGCCGAGTTTATGACAGTTTCTGCTTCTAAAACTTTAACAGTGTCCACCTCGCTAAAT
The Triplophysa rosa linkage group LG7, Trosa_1v2, whole genome shotgun sequence genome window above contains:
- the zgc:123305 gene encoding zgc:123305 produces the protein MNYVGQLAETVFVTVKELYRGLNPATLTGGIDVIVVRQPDGSFQCSPFHVRFGKLGVLRSKEKVVDIEINGEPVNLHMKLGDNGEAFFVEENEDFETRVPAHLCTSPIPTDLPEVSEFAESPSSVNSSSHRKKRRRKRARSDTHLDAMSSSDEKESLDQDVHKEESPMVMSKSIYYSMSEEPSEEPQSREVHPHSDGECSVNESVFYSRPPSPKSDSELCKTQEPLGPQMQWNWGAFPKVCQAEKEESEAQHNPPSPVTPSHHSHFRTIHRQASFDIENADSPATVVRPEPQIGTTSSVPHEVLHSSNTQLDDRVTETHVVTLQSTDNSQPWTAVEIKDRVRCIDNEAETSTRPRNTIHETDPANSAASTIVPIESTETRDSYIVSDDSKSQASTRVTFSEVDTVKVLEAETVINSADLINAAPKPIAQSSLDNSAEPEEEAGLETFRTNQNAENAVLTPTLEAVIKSEDQMVLAESSKSTDPQDKRKVKRSHHLGPSDIYLDDLTSLDPNVAALYFPKSELESSCCSDLDLRSSQPPEPSPPSPQSLNSANADSGTEYLSDSTTDTLDVTMSLCGRGDISQISKEKFMEHLVKFQDFVNNPGIVEDPNLVICINSKYYNWAVAAPMILSVQAFQKNLPKSTIDKLVKDKMPKKSGRWWFSWRKKDMNNIERNPKPESEANQPEASASSTEPASLEKSSIELSSDEDGSVSMRLKAASLNMAQSICQMYHKSLRLTSEQIESLNLREGANKVVFSVTTQYQGTCRCEAAIYLWNYDDKIVISDIDGTITKSDALGHILPQLGKDWTHHGIAKLYHKIQENGYKFLYCSARAIGMADITKGYLQWVNDRGTVLPKGPVLLAPSSLFSALHREVIEKKPEVFKIACLTDIRDLFLPSRWPFYAAFGNRTNDAYAYKEVGVPETHIFTVNPKGELVQEKTRGNKSSYSHLSELVDHVFPFLCKDFIASFECPEFSHFSYWREPLPPVDLDALS